One stretch of Ictalurus punctatus breed USDA103 chromosome 5, Coco_2.0, whole genome shotgun sequence DNA includes these proteins:
- the LOC108265948 gene encoding protein disulfide isomerase Creld1, with the protein MYSSSPLFLILVFTFDLSMLTVQAGPCQSCRKLTENFIKGLERTANKNFGGGNTAWEEEKLAKYARSETRLLEIVETACEKTDFECNKLLEQIEDQVETWWFHRQQEAPDLFEWLCIEELRLCCPAGRFGPECAECPSGPGGVCGGLGRCEGEGTRLGDGECVCDPGYSGPLCQDCADGYYREKNSNHSQPPCSACYHSCKKCTGPQDYKCLDCKPGWILHDNKCVDVDECGTELARCSSNTYCFNTDGSYECRGCDQACVGCMGSGPARCKKCSRGYRLTGAKCLDVNECKEKAIACPGLNEACINEEGSFRCECAEGFIRRDSICVENLPPSDPDKGLFDDMTDDEVLVLQQMFFGVVICALATLAAKGDMVFTAIFIGGVAAMAGYWLSEKGDRMLDGILKGR; encoded by the exons ATGTACTCCTCGTCGCCTCTGTTCCTCATTCTGGTGTTTACCTTTGACCTCTCTATGCTGACCGTGCAGGCTGGACCCTGCCAGAGCTGCCGCAAACTCACAGAGAACTTCATCAag GGCCTGGAGCGAACGGCCAATAAAAACTTTGGTGGTGGGAACACGGCTTGGGAAGAGGAGAAGCTGGCAAAATACGCCCGCAG cgaAACACGCCTGCTGGAGATCGTAGAAACAGCATGTGAGAAAACTGACTTTGAATGCAACAAACTGTTGGAACAGATAGAGGACCAGGTTGAGACATGGTGGTTCCACAG ACAGCAGGAAGCACCTGACTTGTTCGAGTGGTTGTGTATCGAAGAGCTCCGACTTTGCTGCCCAGCAGGTCGCTTCGGACCAGAATGTGCTG AATGCCCATCAGGTCCCGGCGGTGTCTGTGGAGGTCTTGGACGCtgtgagggagagggaacgcgcCTGGGagatggagagtgtgtgtgcgaccCTGGCTATTCGGGCCCTCTGTGTCAGGACTGCGCAGACGGATATTACAGAGAAAAGAATTCCAATCACTCGCAGCCACCCTGCTCAG CCTGCTATCACTCCTGTAAAAAGTGTACTGGTCCACAAGACTACAAGTGTCTGGACTGCAAGCCGGGCTGGATCCTTCATGACAACAAGTGTGTGG ATGTGGATGAGTGCGGCACTGAGTTGGCTCGCTGCTCGTCCAACACTTACTGTTTCAACACTGATGGCTCGTACGAATGCAGAG GTTGTGATCAGGCGTGTGTAGGATGCATGGGCAGTGGTCCTGCTCGCTGTAAGAAATGCTCTCGAGGTTACAGACTCACTGGAGCTAAGTGTCTCG atgtgaatgagtgtaagGAGAAAGCAATAGCGTGTCCTGGACTGAACGAAGCATGTATTAATGAGGAGGGTTCATTCCGCTGTGAGTGCGCAGAGGGCTTTATACGCAGAGACAGCATCTGCGTGGAGAACCTGCCACCCt CCGATCCAGATAAAGGCTTATTTGACGACATGACTGATGACGAGGTGCTCGTCCTTCAGCAGATGTTTTTCGGCGTGGTGATCTGCGCGCTAGCCACACTAGCTGCTAAAGGAGACATGGTCTTCACTGCCATCTTTATTGGGGGCGTGGCTGCCATGGCTGGCTACTGGCTCTCGGAGAAAGGCGACCGCATGCTGGACGGCATCCTCAAAGGAcgttaa
- the wu:fl23c11 gene encoding interleukin-17 receptor C isoform X1, with protein sequence MMLLALGLTLVFWITLTNTQSLELFNFTQEDALTCSQGLTDCNVKPGDIGPYYNDRVYVSGLAAHALLCRSHRGLRPCLRIWLNITTAGTHEEAALSVEDSYNDKSSEDRLNEHGSGLKPSVSTQMSVQVCYQCPDFSGSKELTFTLPFSDDHTREMWMSLIVQLREDDFGSQFIVSSSNTHKPTFTEYIKIPAIENVCSQGLAIAQCKVPILYPEINPKTGMAELRVGDLAKDVVHDLQACKEMEKDGPCLRLEWKENPLTIPMNSVAPCLCFQIWWVDGPRKTFCPFFNKTVLSVSNVSVSVVESLTHAGAMTRNSTALVWNIIAPCRLEAEIHLCKKTSGSTSSKDCQVTDDLRNSRRYIHSRQHRKWNLNSKQQWQLQGEFVEVERHPSLCVQINVKGIEGHFDLVCPFEVSRSHWSLFLLVSVLVMCLAILGAYVLQGLLKAGWIFKWLKMDSVSSRVGDGQVVLLYPPDADSAVAELVCRLGSALSSLGFGVSLELWSREELSALGPVPWLHSRLHRMQCHGGKVVLVLTPAAWARAEEWCRSRGEKTERREIYSDVFSASLSCILADYLQGRAGERFALVQFETQPAEPPNERGSMPELFRGLSLFSLPAQSLGFLTEITHGAHKGRKENERAESRKTRAGVLRAGARILAGTLRELMGGAGYRLAGVSQDCMGLEKDDLWVTIPLTLERLTPPASPELQSENSAVN encoded by the exons GGCCTTACTGATTGTAACGTAAAGCCAG GTGATATCGGCCCATATTACAATGACAGAGTTTATGTGAGTGGTCTTGCCGCTCATGCGCTGTTGTGTAGAAGTCATCGTGGCTTGCGTCCATGCTTAAGAATCTGGCTTAATATTACAACTGCAG GAACACATGAGGAAGCAGCTCTGTCCGTAGAAGATAGCTACAATGACAAAAGCAGTGAGGACAGGTTAAACGAGCACGGAAGTGGCTTAAAACCGTCCGTTTCCACACAAATGTCTGTGCAAGTGTGTTACCAGTGCCCAGACTTCTCAGGTTCAAAAGAGCTCACTTTCACACTGCCCTTCTCAGATGACCACACAAGAGAG ATGTGGATGTCATTGATAGTACAGCTGAGGGAAGATGATTTTGGCAGTCAGTTCATTGTCTCCTCTTCAAACACTCATAAACCCACCTTCACTGAATACATCAAGATACCTGCAATAGAGAACg tttgttCCCAAGGTCTGGCCATTGCACAGTGTAAAG TACCCATTTTGTATCCAGAAATCAACCCCAAAACAGGAATGGCAGAACTACGTGTGGGTGATCTAGCCAAGGATGTAGTTCATGACCTGCAGGCCTGCAAGGAGATGGAGAAAGATGGGCCATGTTTAAGACTAGAATGg AAGGAGAATCCGCTGACGATTCCAATGAACTCTGTTGCCCCCTGTCTCTGCTTTCAG ATTTGGTGGGTGGATGGACCTCGAAAGACATTTTGCCCATTTTTTAATAAGACAG ttctctctgtctctaatgTATCTGTGTCTGTGGTGGAATCTTTGACTCATGCTGGAGCAATGACTAGAAACAGCACTGCTCTTGTTTGGAACATCATCGCCCCCTGCAGACTGGAGGCTGAAATTCATCTCTGCAAGAAAACTTCAGGCTCAACTTCAAGCAAAGACTGCCAAGTTACAGATGACTTAAGGAACAGCAGGCGTTATATACACAGCCGCCAGCATAGAAAATGGAACTTGAATAGCAAGCAGCAATgg CAATTACAAGGCGAGTTTGTTGAAGTTGAACGTCACCCTTCGCTCTGTGTGCAG ATAAATGTTAAGGGAATTGAAGGCCATTTCGACCTTGTCTGCCCTTTCGAAG TTTCCAGAAGTCATTGGAGTTTGTTTCTGTTGGTATCTGTGCTTGTCATGTGTCTGGCAATTTTGGGAGCCTATGTTCTCCAGGGATTACTCAAAG CAGGTTGGATATTCAAGTGGCTGAAAATGGATAGCGTCAGCA gtaGAGTAGGAGATGGTCAGGTGGTATTGCTGTACCCTCCAGATGCAGACAGTGCTGTTGCAGAGCTGGTGTGTCGCCTAGGCTCGGCTCTCTCCTCATTGGGATTCGGCGTCTCTTTGGAGTTGTGGAGCCGCGAGGAGCTGAGCGCACTTGGCCCCGTACCCTGGTTGCACTCGCGTCTTCATCGTATGCAGTGCCACGGTGGCAAAGTGGTGCTCGTGCTCACCCCTGCTGCTTGGGCACGAGCTGAGGAGTGGTGTCGAAGCAGAGGAGAGAAGACTGAGCGGCGAGAGATCTACTCAGATGTTTTCAGTGCCTCACTCAGCTGCATTCTTGCTGATTACCTGCAGGGCCGTGCCGGTGAACGCTTTGCCCTGGTGCAGTTTGAAACACAGCCGGCCGAACCCCCGAATGAGAGGGGATCCATGCCTGAGCTTTTTCGTGGGCTTTCTCTTTTCAGCCTACCTGCTCAGAGTTTGGGATTTCTGACTGAGATCACTCATGGAGCACACAAAGGACGAAAAGAAAACGAGAGAGCTGAGAGCAGAAAAACAAGGGCCGGTGTTTTGAGAGCAGGAGCACGAATTTTAGCAGGAACGTTGCGAGAGCTAATGGGGGGAGCAGGATACAGGTTAGCGGGTGTTTCTCAGGATTGTATGGGGTTGGAGAAGGATGATCTATGGGTCACGATACCTCTGACGCTAGAGCGCTTAACTCCACCTGCTAGTCCTGAGTTACAGAGTGAGAACAGCGCTGTCAACTGA
- the wu:fl23c11 gene encoding interleukin-17 receptor C isoform X2, giving the protein MMLLALGLTLVFWITLTNTQSLELFNFTQEDALTCSQGLTDCNVKPGDIGPYYNDRVYVSGLAAHALLCRSHRGLRPCLRIWLNITTAGTHEEAALSVEDSYNDKSSEDRLNEHGSGLKPSVSTQMSVQVCYQCPDFSGSKELTFTLPFSDDHTREMWMSLIVQLREDDFGSQFIVSSSNTHKPTFTEYIKIPAIENVCSQGLAIAQCKVPILYPEINPKTGMAELRVGDLAKDVVHDLQACKEMEKDGPCLRLEWKENPLTIPMNSVAPCLCFQIWWVDGPRKTFCPFFNKTVLSVSNVSVSVVESLTHAGAMTRNSTALVWNIIAPCRLEAEIHLCKKTSGSTSSKDCQVTDDLRNSRRYIHSRQHRKWNLNSKQQWQLQGEFVEVERHPSLCVQINVKGIEGHFDLVCPFEVSRSHWSLFLLVSVLVMCLAILGAYVLQGLLKGWIFKWLKMDSVSSRVGDGQVVLLYPPDADSAVAELVCRLGSALSSLGFGVSLELWSREELSALGPVPWLHSRLHRMQCHGGKVVLVLTPAAWARAEEWCRSRGEKTERREIYSDVFSASLSCILADYLQGRAGERFALVQFETQPAEPPNERGSMPELFRGLSLFSLPAQSLGFLTEITHGAHKGRKENERAESRKTRAGVLRAGARILAGTLRELMGGAGYRLAGVSQDCMGLEKDDLWVTIPLTLERLTPPASPELQSENSAVN; this is encoded by the exons GGCCTTACTGATTGTAACGTAAAGCCAG GTGATATCGGCCCATATTACAATGACAGAGTTTATGTGAGTGGTCTTGCCGCTCATGCGCTGTTGTGTAGAAGTCATCGTGGCTTGCGTCCATGCTTAAGAATCTGGCTTAATATTACAACTGCAG GAACACATGAGGAAGCAGCTCTGTCCGTAGAAGATAGCTACAATGACAAAAGCAGTGAGGACAGGTTAAACGAGCACGGAAGTGGCTTAAAACCGTCCGTTTCCACACAAATGTCTGTGCAAGTGTGTTACCAGTGCCCAGACTTCTCAGGTTCAAAAGAGCTCACTTTCACACTGCCCTTCTCAGATGACCACACAAGAGAG ATGTGGATGTCATTGATAGTACAGCTGAGGGAAGATGATTTTGGCAGTCAGTTCATTGTCTCCTCTTCAAACACTCATAAACCCACCTTCACTGAATACATCAAGATACCTGCAATAGAGAACg tttgttCCCAAGGTCTGGCCATTGCACAGTGTAAAG TACCCATTTTGTATCCAGAAATCAACCCCAAAACAGGAATGGCAGAACTACGTGTGGGTGATCTAGCCAAGGATGTAGTTCATGACCTGCAGGCCTGCAAGGAGATGGAGAAAGATGGGCCATGTTTAAGACTAGAATGg AAGGAGAATCCGCTGACGATTCCAATGAACTCTGTTGCCCCCTGTCTCTGCTTTCAG ATTTGGTGGGTGGATGGACCTCGAAAGACATTTTGCCCATTTTTTAATAAGACAG ttctctctgtctctaatgTATCTGTGTCTGTGGTGGAATCTTTGACTCATGCTGGAGCAATGACTAGAAACAGCACTGCTCTTGTTTGGAACATCATCGCCCCCTGCAGACTGGAGGCTGAAATTCATCTCTGCAAGAAAACTTCAGGCTCAACTTCAAGCAAAGACTGCCAAGTTACAGATGACTTAAGGAACAGCAGGCGTTATATACACAGCCGCCAGCATAGAAAATGGAACTTGAATAGCAAGCAGCAATgg CAATTACAAGGCGAGTTTGTTGAAGTTGAACGTCACCCTTCGCTCTGTGTGCAG ATAAATGTTAAGGGAATTGAAGGCCATTTCGACCTTGTCTGCCCTTTCGAAG TTTCCAGAAGTCATTGGAGTTTGTTTCTGTTGGTATCTGTGCTTGTCATGTGTCTGGCAATTTTGGGAGCCTATGTTCTCCAGGGATTACTCAAAG GTTGGATATTCAAGTGGCTGAAAATGGATAGCGTCAGCA gtaGAGTAGGAGATGGTCAGGTGGTATTGCTGTACCCTCCAGATGCAGACAGTGCTGTTGCAGAGCTGGTGTGTCGCCTAGGCTCGGCTCTCTCCTCATTGGGATTCGGCGTCTCTTTGGAGTTGTGGAGCCGCGAGGAGCTGAGCGCACTTGGCCCCGTACCCTGGTTGCACTCGCGTCTTCATCGTATGCAGTGCCACGGTGGCAAAGTGGTGCTCGTGCTCACCCCTGCTGCTTGGGCACGAGCTGAGGAGTGGTGTCGAAGCAGAGGAGAGAAGACTGAGCGGCGAGAGATCTACTCAGATGTTTTCAGTGCCTCACTCAGCTGCATTCTTGCTGATTACCTGCAGGGCCGTGCCGGTGAACGCTTTGCCCTGGTGCAGTTTGAAACACAGCCGGCCGAACCCCCGAATGAGAGGGGATCCATGCCTGAGCTTTTTCGTGGGCTTTCTCTTTTCAGCCTACCTGCTCAGAGTTTGGGATTTCTGACTGAGATCACTCATGGAGCACACAAAGGACGAAAAGAAAACGAGAGAGCTGAGAGCAGAAAAACAAGGGCCGGTGTTTTGAGAGCAGGAGCACGAATTTTAGCAGGAACGTTGCGAGAGCTAATGGGGGGAGCAGGATACAGGTTAGCGGGTGTTTCTCAGGATTGTATGGGGTTGGAGAAGGATGATCTATGGGTCACGATACCTCTGACGCTAGAGCGCTTAACTCCACCTGCTAGTCCTGAGTTACAGAGTGAGAACAGCGCTGTCAACTGA